Proteins found in one bacterium genomic segment:
- a CDS encoding nitrate oxidoreductase subunit beta, whose protein sequence is MPKVFNWQLGRDMEYPYAAAFPKRQFAFVFNTNRCLACQTCTMACKSTWTFNKGQEHMWWANVETKPYGGYPQFWDMRILKLLEEANPGGQVWSKQNGAAKFDGMTIFEAAQKKLTPESARVLGYLPEDHEWNSPNIYEDNPKGSKGVKRQPIELDQEGVALPVHKTWFFYLARICNHCTYPACLAACPRKAIYKRPEDGVVLLDQKECRGYRKCVEACPYKKSMYRGNTRISEKCIACYPRVEGSDPESQGKPMETRCMAACIGQMRLQGLVQMNNDGTWKEDRYNPIYYLVHVAKVALPLYPQLGTAPNGYYIPPRWVPRPYLRQMFGPGVDEAIERYMNPDRELLAVLQLYRRSNLIIFNYKFQEGPKIYEGTLRGKPVTIYNDTVIAYGKDGEELFRTTVEEPVFERPAQHANSI, encoded by the coding sequence ATGCCCAAAGTCTTCAACTGGCAGCTTGGCCGTGACATGGAATATCCGTATGCCGCGGCTTTTCCCAAGCGGCAATTCGCCTTTGTCTTCAACACCAATCGCTGCCTCGCCTGCCAGACTTGCACCATGGCCTGCAAGTCCACCTGGACCTTCAATAAAGGCCAGGAACACATGTGGTGGGCGAATGTCGAGACCAAGCCCTACGGTGGCTATCCGCAGTTTTGGGACATGAGGATTCTCAAACTGTTGGAGGAAGCCAATCCCGGCGGCCAGGTTTGGAGCAAACAAAATGGCGCGGCGAAATTCGACGGCATGACGATTTTTGAGGCAGCACAAAAGAAGCTCACGCCGGAAAGCGCGCGCGTGTTGGGCTATCTGCCGGAAGATCACGAATGGAATTCTCCCAACATTTACGAAGACAATCCCAAAGGCAGCAAAGGTGTCAAACGCCAGCCCATTGAGTTGGACCAGGAAGGCGTGGCACTGCCGGTACACAAGACGTGGTTTTTTTATCTCGCGCGCATTTGCAACCACTGCACTTATCCCGCATGTTTGGCGGCGTGCCCGCGCAAAGCGATTTACAAACGTCCGGAGGACGGCGTCGTTTTGCTCGATCAAAAAGAATGCCGCGGCTATCGCAAGTGCGTTGAAGCCTGTCCTTACAAGAAGAGTATGTATCGCGGCAACACGCGCATCTCCGAAAAGTGCATCGCCTGCTATCCACGCGTCGAAGGCAGCGACCCGGAATCCCAAGGCAAGCCGATGGAAACGCGCTGCATGGCCGCGTGCATCGGGCAAATGCGCCTGCAGGGCCTGGTGCAGATGAACAACGACGGCACGTGGAAGGAAGATCGTTACAATCCGATTTATTATCTTGTGCACGTAGCAAAGGTCGCGTTGCCGCTGTATCCGCAGCTTGGCACCGCGCCGAACGGCTATTACATTCCGCCGCGCTGGGTGCCGCGCCCGTACTTGCGCCAAATGTTCGGTCCCGGTGTGGACGAGGCCATCGAGCGCTACATGAATCCCGATCGTGAGCTGCTCGCCGTGTTGCAGTTGTACCGGCGCTCGAATCTGATCATCTTCAACTACAAATTTCAAGAAGGCCCGAAAATCTACGAAGGCACGCTGCGTGGCAAGCCGGTGACCATCTACAACGACACCGTGATCGCCTACGGCAAGGACGGCGAGGAGCTTTTTCGCACGACGGTCGAAGAGCCGGTGTTCGAACGTCCGGCGCAGCATGCGAATTCGATCTAG
- a CDS encoding molecular chaperone TorD family protein — protein sequence MNSLDLHEIDLALCRSAMYEALALGFGAPTPATIARLIAERQNRDLAEIAAMLQSNSQSEESDGLAACVRQLRLCADARAFESLQISHRRLFGHTAHPPAPPYETEYGEEALFQQPQELGDIAGFYQAFGLKVNAFERVDHVRCECEFLCFLSRKEAHALEENAAEMLQQTRRAQRLFLKDHFGRFVPAFTKLLQREAPESFYAALGSFCHEFARLECGRFGIPLGSKLLRLRPTDLADEGIDCGSGDELIQITKRASASTVVA from the coding sequence ATGAATAGCCTCGACCTGCACGAAATCGACTTGGCGCTCTGCCGCAGCGCGATGTATGAAGCGCTGGCCCTCGGTTTTGGCGCTCCCACCCCTGCGACCATCGCACGGCTGATTGCAGAACGTCAAAATCGCGACCTGGCCGAAATCGCGGCGATGCTGCAGTCGAACTCGCAAAGCGAAGAATCGGATGGCTTGGCGGCCTGTGTTCGCCAGTTGCGCCTTTGTGCCGATGCCCGCGCTTTCGAATCTCTGCAAATCTCGCATCGCCGTCTGTTCGGGCACACCGCGCATCCGCCAGCGCCGCCGTACGAAACGGAATACGGCGAAGAGGCGCTCTTTCAGCAGCCGCAGGAATTGGGCGATATTGCGGGATTCTACCAGGCCTTCGGATTGAAAGTGAATGCGTTTGAGCGCGTCGACCATGTCCGTTGCGAGTGCGAGTTTCTCTGCTTCCTGAGTCGCAAAGAAGCACATGCGCTGGAGGAAAACGCCGCGGAGATGCTGCAGCAAACCCGCCGCGCGCAACGGCTCTTTCTCAAGGATCATTTTGGAAGATTCGTGCCCGCTTTCACCAAACTGCTGCAGCGTGAAGCACCGGAGAGTTTCTATGCTGCTCTCGGCTCCTTCTGCCATGAGTTTGCCCGCCTGGAATGCGGCCGCTTTGGCATCCCGCTCGGCTCGAAGCTGCTGCGCCTGCGTCCGACCGACTTGGCAGATGAGGGCATCGATTGCGGCTCCGGTGACGAACTGATTCAAATCACCAAACGCGCTTCGGCTTCCACTGTGGTTGCGTGA
- the mobB gene encoding molybdopterin-guanine dinucleotide biosynthesis protein B, whose translation MRKKSAPVILSVVGYSGAGKTTLLEKLIPALRKRGIRLAVIKHTSHHHELDRPGKDSHRLRQAGAEAVVVSSPKMVAMFREVAREWPLARLLRHLPRNVDLVIAEGFRSPAHPCVEVFRRGFSPALKCRGHRNLLAVVGDDPGALTVPRFDRDAVRALAEFLLENLFAHPPLRQKKGTRDAFNQKLANERRRPTDSAKGNPRTALGRR comes from the coding sequence ATGAGAAAGAAGAGCGCTCCCGTTATTCTGTCAGTGGTCGGTTACTCCGGTGCCGGCAAAACCACGCTGCTCGAAAAACTCATTCCGGCGCTGCGCAAGCGCGGCATTCGCCTGGCCGTGATCAAGCACACCAGCCATCATCACGAGCTGGACCGGCCCGGCAAGGACAGCCATCGCCTGCGCCAGGCCGGCGCCGAAGCGGTGGTGGTCTCCTCGCCGAAAATGGTGGCCATGTTTCGCGAAGTCGCGCGTGAGTGGCCGCTTGCACGCTTGCTGCGCCATTTACCGCGCAACGTTGATTTGGTGATTGCCGAAGGATTTCGCAGCCCGGCACATCCCTGCGTGGAAGTGTTTCGCCGCGGCTTCAGTCCCGCTCTCAAATGCCGCGGGCATCGAAATCTCCTGGCGGTGGTCGGCGATGATCCCGGGGCGCTGACGGTGCCACGGTTCGATCGCGACGCCGTGCGCGCCCTCGCGGAGTTCTTGTTGGAAAACCTGTTTGCCCACCCGCCGTTGCGCCAGAAAAAAGGGACACGCGATGCTTTCAATCAAAAGCTGGCAAATGAGCGGCGCCGGCCAACCGATAGTGCAAAAGGAAATCCCCGCACTGCGCTTGGCAGAAGATGA
- a CDS encoding hemerythrin domain-containing protein, with protein sequence MKITEALLGEHGVLYAQFDYLEKCLPTATDLALVKSQGTMLAVALETHAHLEDELLFVAFEAHLDPRSGPLAVMRLEHEAIAQSLQLMQETQEIAEARNLLLHTIQTARAHFAKEEQIVFRMAQNMLEAETLALLGARWAARRRVLI encoded by the coding sequence ATGAAGATTACCGAAGCACTGCTGGGAGAACATGGCGTGTTGTATGCGCAGTTTGACTATTTGGAGAAATGCCTTCCGACGGCAACGGATCTGGCGCTCGTCAAAAGTCAGGGCACCATGCTGGCGGTGGCGCTCGAGACGCATGCCCACCTGGAGGATGAACTGCTCTTCGTTGCCTTCGAGGCGCACCTGGATCCCAGATCCGGGCCGCTCGCAGTGATGCGGTTGGAGCATGAGGCGATCGCGCAGAGCCTGCAGCTCATGCAGGAAACGCAGGAGATTGCCGAAGCGCGAAATCTCCTGCTGCACACCATTCAGACCGCGCGGGCCCATTTTGCGAAGGAAGAACAGATCGTCTTTCGCATGGCGCAAAACATGCTGGAGGCGGAAACCTTGGCGCTGCTGGGCGCCCGGTGGGCCGCGCGGCGGAGAGTGCTGATTTGA
- a CDS encoding ABC transporter ATP-binding protein yields MAGDESRVVIKAEQVARTYSDNGVPVPAVRGIDLTIHAGEFTAIVGPSGSGKTTLLHLISGLDTPTAGEVWLNGKSLARMSGRELSDFRRDHIGFIFQAYNLIPVLTVEENVEYIMLLQKVPRRERHERVLRILQEVGLAGLAHRLPPQLSGGQQQRVAIARAMVSKPSLILADEPTANLDSSTGAGLLDMMRGLNERTGMTFVFSTHDEMIMKRARRVITIKDGLIAGEERRDG; encoded by the coding sequence ATGGCAGGCGATGAGTCCCGAGTGGTGATCAAGGCTGAACAAGTCGCGAGAACATATTCCGACAACGGCGTGCCGGTGCCTGCGGTGCGCGGCATCGATTTGACCATTCACGCCGGCGAGTTCACTGCCATCGTCGGGCCTTCCGGTTCCGGCAAGACCACGTTGCTCCATTTGATTTCCGGATTGGACACGCCCACGGCCGGCGAAGTCTGGCTGAACGGCAAATCGCTCGCGCGCATGAGTGGCCGCGAGCTCTCGGATTTCCGCCGCGATCACATCGGCTTCATTTTTCAGGCCTACAATCTCATTCCGGTGTTGACGGTGGAGGAAAACGTCGAATACATCATGCTGCTGCAGAAAGTGCCCAGGCGCGAGCGGCACGAGCGGGTGTTGCGCATTCTGCAGGAAGTGGGACTGGCAGGCCTGGCGCATCGCTTGCCGCCGCAGCTTTCCGGCGGCCAGCAACAGCGCGTTGCCATTGCGCGCGCCATGGTTTCGAAACCCTCGTTGATTCTCGCGGACGAGCCTACCGCCAATCTCGATTCCAGCACCGGCGCCGGCCTGCTGGACATGATGCGCGGCCTCAACGAGCGCACCGGCATGACCTTCGTGTTTTCCACGCATGACGAAATGATCATGAAACGCGCCCGCCGCGTCATTACCATCAAAGACGGATTGATTGCGGGTGAGGAGAGGCGCGATGGCTAG
- a CDS encoding FtsX-like permease family protein: protein MNRWLEMAGHMFFYLKLAWRNLFRNKRRSFIAGTAIGTGLAALIFVDALVLGMERNMVKSATGSFLGEGQIHRAGFRATQEVSLTVNHAEDVLHRLEHEPAVAHAAPRVLAFGMLTSPANVSAITFVGIDPQREPPLSQIDEVLITGGYFSGRHSRELIIGSKLAELLEVGLDDRVVLTAARAADAGRHAESGDLAQEMFRVSGIFHFNIRELDAGMVFIRLEQAQQLLGLAGGVHEIALKFTDTRFARDERNPFWQKYSRDGNEAVGWPVLLPQLQAVFELSAFGIYLTGLILFGVVALGIVNTLFMSLHERLFEFGVLRAIGTRPGRMAALIICEAGALAILSIGLGVVLSLVVTFIISKTGIDYTGVEYAGVTFRELLYPVMTVRQYVFYPFWVFVFTSLVGFYPALHAARMLPADAMRKSL, encoded by the coding sequence ATGAATCGTTGGTTGGAAATGGCAGGGCACATGTTTTTCTATCTCAAACTCGCCTGGCGCAATCTCTTTCGCAACAAACGCCGTTCGTTCATCGCCGGCACGGCCATCGGCACGGGTCTCGCTGCGCTGATTTTCGTCGACGCGCTGGTTTTGGGCATGGAACGCAACATGGTCAAATCTGCCACCGGCTCGTTTCTGGGAGAGGGGCAGATTCACCGCGCCGGTTTCCGCGCCACCCAGGAAGTTTCGCTCACGGTCAATCACGCCGAGGACGTGCTGCATCGGCTGGAGCATGAGCCCGCCGTGGCCCACGCCGCGCCGCGCGTGCTTGCCTTTGGCATGCTCACTTCGCCGGCAAACGTGAGTGCCATCACCTTCGTTGGCATCGACCCGCAGCGCGAGCCGCCCCTGTCGCAGATTGATGAAGTGCTCATCACCGGCGGCTATTTCAGCGGCCGCCACAGCCGTGAGCTTATCATCGGCAGCAAGCTCGCGGAGCTGCTCGAAGTCGGCCTCGATGATCGCGTCGTTTTGACCGCCGCACGCGCCGCTGATGCCGGCCGTCACGCGGAGAGCGGTGATCTCGCCCAGGAAATGTTCCGCGTTTCCGGCATTTTTCATTTCAACATCCGCGAGCTTGACGCCGGCATGGTTTTCATCCGGCTGGAACAGGCGCAGCAACTGCTGGGGCTTGCCGGCGGCGTGCATGAGATTGCCCTCAAATTCACCGACACGCGCTTTGCGCGTGACGAGCGCAATCCCTTCTGGCAGAAATATTCCCGCGACGGCAACGAGGCGGTGGGCTGGCCGGTGTTGTTGCCGCAATTACAGGCCGTTTTCGAACTCTCCGCTTTCGGCATCTACCTGACCGGCTTGATCCTGTTCGGTGTGGTGGCGCTGGGGATTGTCAATACGCTGTTCATGTCGCTGCACGAGCGCCTGTTCGAATTCGGCGTGTTGCGCGCCATCGGCACCCGGCCCGGCCGCATGGCGGCGCTGATCATCTGTGAAGCCGGCGCCCTGGCAATTCTGAGCATAGGTCTGGGCGTCGTGCTCAGCCTGGTGGTGACGTTCATCATCAGCAAAACCGGCATCGATTACACCGGTGTGGAGTATGCCGGCGTGACTTTTCGGGAGCTGCTCTATCCGGTGATGACGGTCAGGCAGTACGTGTTCTATCCCTTTTGGGTTTTCGTGTTCACTTCGCTGGTCGGTTTCTATCCCGCGCTGCATGCCGCGCGCATGCTGCCGGCGGATGCCATGCGCAAGAGTCTGTGA
- a CDS encoding ABC transporter permease: MVFKIAFRNVFRQKRRTVLTALTLLGGMVLSALSIGLTDGTYAAVIDLFTRTRLGHIQIHAAGYLDKPALFKTIDDFQRVGEAIAKVKGVEAWAPRLYSAGLVAVREKSAGAQIIGIDPGREVMATRFDRKIIAGRNFATDTAPQAMVGKGLAQVLQAEVGDEIVVVSQAADGSLANALYSLVGIIDSGDELSDRMAFYLPLPVAQELLVLPARVHEIVVIVDELDRVGRLTGEIAAALDDPGLAVAPWQEFAKSFYEAMQMDQRGNWISLSIILLIVAIGVLNTVLMSVLERTREYGVLKAVGTQPAQIFALVIYEVNVIAVASIVAGAALSLILNSWLSRHGIALPQSFTFAGVEFKEMNAAVNLRSILIPAITVFLAANLVSLFPSLKAARIEPARAMRLH, from the coding sequence ATGGTGTTCAAGATCGCCTTCCGCAATGTCTTCCGCCAGAAACGCCGGACGGTGCTCACCGCGCTCACCCTCCTGGGCGGTATGGTGTTGTCCGCGCTCTCCATCGGTTTGACCGACGGCACCTATGCTGCGGTCATCGATTTGTTCACGCGGACTCGTCTCGGGCACATTCAAATTCACGCTGCCGGTTATCTCGACAAACCCGCGTTGTTCAAAACCATTGATGACTTCCAGCGGGTGGGCGAGGCGATCGCGAAAGTGAAGGGGGTGGAGGCGTGGGCGCCCCGGCTCTATTCCGCGGGCCTGGTGGCGGTGAGAGAAAAAAGCGCCGGCGCGCAGATCATCGGCATCGATCCCGGCCGCGAAGTGATGGCCACCCGCTTCGACCGCAAGATCATCGCCGGCCGGAATTTTGCGACTGACACCGCGCCGCAGGCGATGGTGGGCAAAGGGCTCGCGCAAGTCCTGCAGGCCGAAGTGGGCGATGAGATCGTGGTGGTTTCGCAAGCCGCCGATGGCTCACTCGCCAATGCGCTTTATTCCCTGGTCGGCATCATCGACAGCGGCGATGAGCTGAGCGACCGCATGGCGTTCTATCTGCCTTTGCCGGTGGCGCAGGAGCTGCTGGTGCTGCCCGCGCGCGTGCACGAAATCGTCGTCATTGTGGATGAACTCGACCGGGTGGGCCGGCTCACGGGCGAAATCGCCGCAGCGCTCGACGATCCCGGCCTGGCGGTGGCACCCTGGCAGGAGTTCGCCAAGTCGTTCTACGAGGCGATGCAAATGGATCAGCGCGGCAACTGGATCAGTCTGTCGATCATCCTGCTCATCGTGGCCATCGGCGTGTTGAACACGGTGTTGATGTCGGTGCTGGAGCGTACGCGCGAATACGGCGTGCTGAAGGCGGTGGGAACGCAACCGGCGCAGATTTTTGCGCTGGTGATTTATGAGGTCAATGTCATTGCGGTGGCGAGCATCGTGGCGGGCGCGGCGCTCAGCCTGATCCTGAATTCCTGGTTGTCGCGACACGGCATCGCCCTGCCGCAGTCTTTCACTTTTGCCGGCGTCGAGTTCAAGGAAATGAACGCCGCGGTCAATCTGCGCAGCATTTTGATTCCGGCGATCACCGTGTTCCTCGCGGCGAATCTCGTGAGTCTGTTTCCCTCGCTCAAAGCGGCGCGCATTGAGCCGGCACGCGCCATGCGGTTGCATTGA
- a CDS encoding outer membrane lipoprotein-sorting protein: MTHMISKLAVTALLLLWPGALLAQKQEEAIAVVRKIDELYRSTTSAGEMEMEIVTPHWQRTLRLQIWTEGMDKTFIRILAPLKEKGVATLRLGNEMWNYLPNTNKVIKIPPSMMMNSWMGSDFTNDDLVSEFTLLKDFHFRLMTPDTARPGLLYLEAIPREGLPIVWGKIVTVVQKQDYLPVSEAYFDEKGNLMRVIHFKDVKLLGGRRIPATLELIPQNKQGHKTVIRYLTIDFDLKLDREVFSLRNLQAR; this comes from the coding sequence ATGACACACATGATATCCAAGCTGGCGGTGACGGCATTGCTGCTGCTGTGGCCGGGTGCCTTGCTCGCTCAGAAACAGGAGGAGGCCATCGCCGTCGTGCGCAAGATCGATGAGCTTTATCGCAGCACAACCAGCGCGGGTGAGATGGAAATGGAAATTGTCACCCCGCACTGGCAACGAACCCTGCGCCTCCAGATCTGGACGGAGGGGATGGACAAGACTTTCATCCGCATCCTGGCGCCGCTCAAGGAAAAAGGTGTGGCAACGCTGCGCCTGGGCAACGAGATGTGGAACTATTTGCCCAACACCAACAAGGTCATCAAGATTCCACCATCAATGATGATGAACTCGTGGATGGGCTCGGATTTCACCAACGATGATTTGGTGAGCGAATTCACTTTGCTCAAAGATTTTCATTTTCGCCTGATGACGCCGGACACGGCCCGGCCCGGCCTGCTCTATCTCGAAGCCATCCCGCGCGAAGGTCTGCCCATCGTGTGGGGCAAAATCGTCACCGTCGTGCAAAAGCAGGACTATCTGCCGGTGTCGGAAGCGTACTTCGATGAAAAGGGCAATCTGATGCGCGTCATTCATTTCAAGGACGTGAAGCTGCTGGGCGGCCGCCGGATTCCCGCAACGCTCGAACTGATTCCGCAAAACAAGCAAGGCCACAAAACCGTGATCCGCTACCTGACGATCGACTTTGATCTGAAGCTCGATCGCGAGGTATTCAGCCTGCGCAATCTGCAAGCGCGCTGA
- a CDS encoding SpoIIE family protein phosphatase — MEHGLSQSAVRVIHQDSKGFLWFGAQDGLNKYDGYHFTVYKYDPFDSTSLSENDIWSIYEAPSEPEALWIGTGNGGLNRFDRETETFRRFRSNPADPTSLSHDFVGRIHEDRAENLWVITGIGLDRLDRRTGKFTRYRHDPHDANSLSHNQITAFHESLTEAGVLWLGTPEGLNRIDAKAGTFLRYRCEPQTANSLSFDFILSIFESEREPGVLWIGTGNPQSPFTTGGGLNRLELATGTFTHYRHDPANRSSISSDVVGPMLEDDRGRLWLGTAAGLDQFDRRSGTFRHFQPNAGRPDALSHIVMTLQMDTRGYLWMRTPLDDGVHRFDPNTGRFVHCQFDALDPRSLSLNAVRAIHQDRSGVLWFGTEAGGLNKLDYYAEKFIAYAPQPQSANSLSSYTVRALHEDRFGLLWIGVAQGGLNRLDRTTDTFKHYRHDPDRPHSLSNDNVWSIYEDHGGRLWVGTLGGGLNEFDRQGESFRHYRRDPADPASLSNDNVRVIYEDRFEPNVLWVGTDGGGLNRFELQNGTFTSFRYDPNDSNSLSNDFVRAIHQDQTGALWLGTAGGGLNRFDFRTKSVQRYRHEDRDSNSLGGNLVQSLYEDEAGRLWLGTYGGGLSRFDPASGRFTVYTEDNSGLVNNAVYATLPDAHGNLWMSTNAGVCRLILSDSTGLTPATARFQSYDVDDGLQSREFNGQAHFKNRKGEMFFGGISGFNVFHPDSVKDNPIAPQLALTDFKLFNESVPIGGDSPLRKHISETAALTLAHWQNDISFDFVALHYSRPANNQYVYMLENYDAGWRKAGALRTATYTNLDPGSYTFRVKGSNNDGVWNETGIALQLTITPPWWRTPAAYVTYALALLAGLVAVERLHRTRLLRKERERAHLREAEFRAQTAELRAQAIEAQARAMQAENERKTHELEEARKLQLSMLPKVIPALPHLEIAVYTQTANEVGGDYYDFKLHEDGSLTAAIGDATGHGLQAGTMVAATKSLFNSLAHLPHPVPILAEASQALRGMGFHNMYMAMTIAKFKDHHLHLAAAGMPCTLIYRAATRRVEEVELKSLPLGSRTDVVYPHQQLGLNGGDTILFMSDGLPERFNAHGEMLGEERARRLFAEVGALPPQQIIDHLVDAARYWGQDHPQNDDITLVVVKVK, encoded by the coding sequence TTGGAACACGGCCTTTCGCAAAGCGCCGTGCGCGTCATTCATCAGGACAGCAAGGGATTTCTCTGGTTTGGCGCGCAGGATGGCCTCAACAAGTATGACGGCTATCACTTCACCGTTTACAAATACGACCCCTTCGATTCCACCTCGCTGTCGGAGAATGACATCTGGTCGATCTACGAAGCGCCTTCCGAGCCGGAGGCGCTCTGGATCGGAACCGGTAATGGTGGCCTCAATCGCTTCGACCGGGAAACGGAAACGTTCCGGCGTTTCCGCTCCAATCCCGCGGACCCCACCAGCTTGAGCCATGATTTCGTCGGTCGCATCCATGAAGATCGCGCCGAGAATTTGTGGGTGATCACCGGCATCGGGTTGGACCGCCTTGATCGCCGGACCGGCAAATTCACGCGCTACCGCCACGATCCCCACGACGCCAACAGCCTCAGCCACAATCAGATCACCGCGTTTCATGAATCCTTGACCGAGGCCGGCGTGCTCTGGCTGGGCACGCCCGAGGGCCTCAATCGCATCGACGCCAAAGCCGGAACCTTCCTGCGATACCGGTGCGAGCCGCAAACAGCAAACAGCCTGAGCTTTGACTTCATTCTGTCGATATTTGAATCGGAACGCGAGCCGGGCGTCTTGTGGATTGGCACGGGTAATCCGCAATCGCCATTTACCACCGGCGGCGGCTTGAACCGCCTCGAACTTGCCACCGGCACATTCACGCACTACCGCCATGATCCCGCGAACCGCAGCAGCATCAGCAGCGACGTGGTTGGCCCGATGCTTGAAGATGATCGGGGCAGGCTCTGGTTGGGCACGGCCGCCGGTCTCGATCAGTTCGATCGTCGTTCCGGCACCTTCCGGCATTTTCAACCCAACGCCGGCCGGCCAGACGCGCTCAGCCACATTGTGATGACGCTGCAAATGGACACGCGCGGGTATCTGTGGATGCGCACGCCGCTGGATGATGGCGTGCATCGTTTCGACCCCAACACCGGACGATTCGTTCATTGCCAGTTCGATGCGCTTGATCCCCGCAGTCTGAGTTTGAATGCGGTTCGCGCCATCCATCAGGATCGATCGGGCGTGCTTTGGTTCGGCACCGAAGCCGGCGGCTTGAACAAGCTGGATTACTACGCGGAGAAATTCATTGCTTACGCGCCGCAGCCGCAAAGCGCCAACAGCTTGAGCAGCTACACCGTGCGGGCGTTGCACGAGGATCGCTTCGGCCTGCTTTGGATCGGTGTGGCGCAAGGCGGCCTGAATCGCCTCGATCGAACCACTGACACCTTCAAACACTACCGCCACGACCCTGACCGGCCGCACAGTTTGAGCAATGACAATGTTTGGTCCATCTACGAGGATCATGGCGGTCGCCTCTGGGTTGGAACCTTGGGGGGAGGGCTCAATGAATTCGATCGACAAGGAGAGAGCTTTCGGCATTACCGCCGCGACCCCGCCGATCCTGCCAGCCTCAGCAATGACAATGTGCGGGTGATCTATGAGGATCGCTTTGAGCCAAACGTGTTGTGGGTTGGAACCGATGGCGGCGGGCTGAACCGCTTTGAGTTGCAGAACGGCACGTTCACCAGCTTCCGGTATGATCCCAATGATTCCAACAGTCTGAGCAACGACTTTGTGCGCGCGATTCATCAGGATCAGACCGGTGCGCTCTGGCTGGGCACAGCCGGCGGCGGCCTGAATCGGTTTGACTTTCGAACCAAGTCGGTGCAACGCTACCGCCATGAAGATCGCGACAGCAACAGCCTGGGCGGCAACCTGGTGCAATCGCTCTACGAGGATGAGGCGGGCCGGCTGTGGCTCGGCACCTATGGCGGCGGCCTTAGCCGCTTTGATCCCGCCAGCGGCCGATTCACCGTCTATACCGAAGACAACAGCGGGCTGGTCAACAACGCCGTCTATGCCACCCTGCCGGACGCGCACGGCAACCTGTGGATGAGCACGAATGCCGGCGTTTGCAGACTCATCCTGAGTGACAGCACCGGCCTGACGCCCGCCACCGCCCGCTTTCAGAGCTATGATGTCGACGATGGTTTGCAGAGCCGCGAGTTCAATGGCCAGGCCCATTTCAAAAACCGCAAAGGCGAGATGTTCTTTGGCGGGATCAGCGGCTTCAATGTTTTTCATCCGGACAGCGTGAAGGACAATCCCATTGCACCCCAACTCGCCTTGACGGACTTCAAGCTGTTCAACGAATCGGTGCCGATCGGCGGCGATTCGCCGCTGCGCAAGCACATTTCCGAGACCGCGGCCCTGACGCTCGCGCACTGGCAGAATGACATCTCCTTCGATTTCGTCGCCTTGCACTACAGCCGGCCCGCCAACAACCAGTATGTTTACATGCTGGAGAATTATGATGCCGGCTGGCGCAAGGCCGGCGCGCTGCGCACCGCGACCTACACCAATCTCGATCCCGGCAGCTATACCTTTCGCGTCAAAGGATCGAACAACGACGGCGTCTGGAACGAGACCGGCATTGCCCTGCAGCTCACCATCACGCCGCCGTGGTGGCGCACGCCCGCGGCCTACGTGACCTACGCCCTGGCGCTGCTGGCAGGCCTGGTGGCGGTGGAGCGACTGCATCGCACGCGGCTGCTGCGCAAGGAACGCGAGCGCGCGCATTTGCGCGAGGCCGAGTTCCGTGCCCAAACCGCCGAGCTGCGCGCCCAAGCCATCGAAGCGCAGGCGCGCGCCATGCAAGCGGAGAACGAGCGCAAAACGCACGAGTTGGAAGAGGCGCGCAAACTGCAGCTTTCGATGCTGCCCAAAGTCATTCCCGCGCTGCCGCATCTCGAGATTGCCGTGTACACGCAAACGGCCAATGAAGTCGGCGGCGACTATTATGATTTCAAATTGCACGAAGACGGCTCCCTGACCGCCGCCATCGGTGATGCCACCGGCCACGGCCTGCAGGCCGGCACCATGGTTGCCGCCACCAAAAGCCTGTTCAACTCGCTGGCGCACTTGCCGCATCCGGTTCCGATCCTGGCGGAAGCTTCGCAGGCGCTGCGCGGCATGGGATTTCACAACATGTACATGGCGATGACGATCGCCAAATTCAAAGATCATCACTTGCATCTGGCCGCGGCCGGCATGCCCTGCACGTTGATCTATCGCGCCGCCACCCGCCGCGTGGAGGAAGTGGAACTCAAGAGCCTGCCGCTGGGCAGCCGCACCGACGTGGTTTATCCGCATCAGCAGCTCGGGCTGAACGGCGGCGACACGATCCTGTTCATGAGTGACGGACTGCCCGAGCGGTTCAACGCCCACGGCGAGATGCTGGGCGAAGAACGCGCGCGCCGCTTGTTTGCGGAAGTGGGCGCCCTGCCGCCGCAGCAGATCATCGACCATTTGGTCGACGCGGCCAGGTACTGGGGGCAGGATCATCCACAAAACGATGACATCACGCTGGTGGTGGTTAAGGTGAAATGA